The Thermoanaerobaculia bacterium genome contains the following window.
GGACTCTTCTTGAGGTTTTCGATGAAGTTGGCCACGGCGTTCGGCGTCATCGCCTTGCCGTTGATCTGGATCGCATTCCCGATGAGATTCATGCTGTTCAGCCAGACGAGATCGGGCAGCGCCTTGGAGACCTCGTCCATCAGCCGCACCGGGCCGTGCTGATTGCGCTTCAGGTCGTTGATCAGGTTGATCTTCGCCTCGAGGCTCGCCTTCTTCTTCTCGTACCCGTTGACCTCGTCGATGATGGACTTGAGTCGATCCACTTCCGCCTGGGCGCGGCGGTTCTTCTCGTCCCAGTCGCGCTTGACCGAAGCGACGTGCCACCACATCCCGAGGAAATAGAGGATCGCAAGGGCGATGCAGCCGACGAAAACGGCGTTGTTGATCCTTCCGGTCGCGACGGTGGCCACCGGCGCGCGCGCCGCCGTCCGCCCTTCGGAGAGCAGGTTGATCTTGATCAAGCGGTCATCCTCCGACCTGCCGCACGGCGAGTCCCACGGCGATCGCGAGCATCGGCGCGTGCTCGGACAGCCAGTCCTCCGACACGCCGCTCCCCGAGGTCTGGATCTGTCGGAACGGGTTCATGATCTCGACGGGGATCCCGAAGCGCTCCTTCAGCTGCGAATCCAGGTTGACGACCCGCGCGGAGCCCCCGGAGAGGACGATTTCGTCGATCCGCTCGGTGGCGGTCGTCGCGGTGAAGAAGTCGAACGTCTTCTGGAGCTCCTGCGCCATGTCCTGCGAGACGGCCTGCAGGATCGGGAGCGCGGTCGTCAGCGTGTGCTCGCCGACCTTCTCGCCCCGCTTCAGGCTCTCGGCCTGGTCGAAGCTCAGGTTGAACTCCTTCTGGAGGGCGTCGGTGTACTGGTTCCCGCCAAAGGAGATGTCACGCCAGAAGATCGAATTGAGCCCCGAAAGGACGTTGACGTTCGTCACGGACGCGCCGATGTTGACGAGCGCCACGACCCGGCCGGGGGTGAGCGGATAGTTGACCTCGTACGCGTTCTGGACCGCGAAGGCGTCCACGTCCACGAGGACGGGGGTCTTCCCCGACTGGGAGATCACGCCGGTGTACTCGGCGATCTTGTCTTTCTTGATCGCGACGAGAAGGACGTCCATCCCGTCGGCGGTGGCCGTATCGAGCACGACGTAGTCGAGGTTGACGTCGTTGATGTCGAACGGGACGTACTGCTCGGCTTCCCACCGGATCGACTCGGCGAGCTCCGATTCGGTCATCCGGGGAAGGTTGATCTTCTTGATGATGACCGAGTGGCCGGAGAGGGACGTCCCGAAATTCGTGTTCCGGACGTTCAGCGCGCCGTC
Protein-coding sequences here:
- a CDS encoding PilN domain-containing protein, with the translated sequence MIKINLLSEGRTAARAPVATVATGRINNAVFVGCIALAILYFLGMWWHVASVKRDWDEKNRRAQAEVDRLKSIIDEVNGYEKKKASLEAKINLINDLKRNQHGPVRLMDEVSKALPDLVWLNSMNLIGNAIQINGKAMTPNAVANFIENLKKSPYFAEPRFQALNQEGPIYNFGLSVTFTYVTPTETPAAPATATPGSAPATPPAAKPAA
- the pilM gene encoding type IV pilus assembly protein PilM, with protein sequence MLFGKSKNLVGLDIGSSGVKLVELKQGKGGTYKLLKAGVESLSPEAIVDGAIMDSSLVVEAINRLDGALNVRNTNFGTSLSGHSVIIKKINLPRMTESELAESIRWEAEQYVPFDINDVNLDYVVLDTATADGMDVLLVAIKKDKIAEYTGVISQSGKTPVLVDVDAFAVQNAYEVNYPLTPGRVVALVNIGASVTNVNVLSGLNSIFWRDISFGGNQYTDALQKEFNLSFDQAESLKRGEKVGEHTLTTALPILQAVSQDMAQELQKTFDFFTATTATERIDEIVLSGGSARVVNLDSQLKERFGIPVEIMNPFRQIQTSGSGVSEDWLSEHAPMLAIAVGLAVRQVGG